Within Halococcus salifodinae DSM 8989, the genomic segment CGTCATCTCGTAGCGGTTGGCGAAGTACTCGGCGTAGCGCTCGCGGGCGAGTTTCGAGGCCTCGTAGCCCGATCCGGCCTCGATCGGCATGTCCTCCGGCGAGGGCTCGGTTCGATCGCCGTAGATCGAGGACGTCGAGGCGTAGACCACGGTGTCACAGCCGTCGCGGCGGACCTGTTCGACCGTGTTCACGAACCCCTCGACGTTGACTCGTGCGCCGCGCTGGGGGTTCTCCTCGTGCATCTTCTGAGAAGAGAGCGCCGCGAGGTGGAAGAGCACGTCCACGTCGCTCGGGAGATCCTCGTCGACCACGCTCGCCTCGACGTACTCCACACCCTCATCGAGGTTGTCGGGTGTGCCGAGGTAGCCGTCGTCGAGCGCGATCACGTCGTTCGTTTCGGCGAGGTGGTTCGCGAGATTCGACCCGATGAACCCCGCGCCACCGGTGACGAGCACGCGCTGTCCTTGCATGGCTCGACGGGGCGGGCCGATCGTCAAATCTCTATCGGAACGGTGTCGTCCACGGCGCTTCCGGAACCGCCGGACCGGAAGCGGACACCCACCGGGTTTAAGTACGCGTGTCACGAATACGGATATATGTCATCTATCGAACTGACTGACAGTCAGAAGAAGATTCTCCAGGAGCTGGTCGATCTCTACCGCGAGAGCGAGAGCGCAGTCAAAGGCGAGTCGATCGCGGAGATGGTCGACCGGAACCCCGGCACGATCCGCAACCAGATGCAGAGCCTCAAAGCGCTCCAGCTCGTCGAGGGCGTCCCGGGGCCGAAAGGCGGGTACAAGCCGACGGCGAACGCCTACAGCGCGCTCGACATCCAGGAGATGGACGAGCCCGAAACCGTTCCGCTGGCCCACAACGGCGAGCCCGTCGACAACGCCAACGTCCAGGAGATCGATCTCATCAGCGTTCACCACCCCGAGAAATGTCGTGCGGAGATCCACCTCCAGGGATCGGTCCGGGAGTTCCACGACGGTGACTCGGTCACGGTCGGCCCGACACCGAAATCACACCTCGTGATCGAGGGCGTGATCGACGGCACGGTCGACACCGACAACGTCCTCGTACTCAACACGAACGGGATGCGAGCCCCGGCGGAAAACTGAGCGAGACGGCGGTTCTTCACTTCTCAGCGGTCGAGCCGGATGAGCTGGTCGGCCTCGCCCGCAAACCGGACCGTGGCGGCGTCGAAGGAATCAGCGTATCGCACGAGCAGCGTCAGGAGGAGCTCCGGCCGGACGAGAGCGTAGCCGTCGGCGCGCGAGAGCAGTCCCGCGCGTTCGAGGTCGGCGGCGTGTTTGCTCACCGTGGGCCGCGAGACCCCGAGTTCGCTCGCGAGACCGCTCGCGGTCGCGTCGGGATCGGCCAGCAGCGCGCGCACCATCCCGCGTGGCGTCTCACGACGGAGATACCCGAGCGCGACCTGTTC encodes:
- a CDS encoding NAD-dependent epimerase/dehydratase family protein, coding for MQGQRVLVTGGAGFIGSNLANHLAETNDVIALDDGYLGTPDNLDEGVEYVEASVVDEDLPSDVDVLFHLAALSSQKMHEENPQRGARVNVEGFVNTVEQVRRDGCDTVVYASTSSIYGDRTEPSPEDMPIEAGSGYEASKLARERYAEYFANRYEMTAAGMRFFSVYQGYGGSEGHKGEFANIIAQFADDLANGRPPVIYGDGSHTRDFTHVSDIVRGLEHAADNRLTGIYNLGTSESYSANTVVEMLNDELGTEIEPEHVANPIDEDMFVHDTMADATKMTAATGWEPQIDFGEGIRRVCAQYQ
- a CDS encoding Rrf2 family transcriptional regulator: MSSIELTDSQKKILQELVDLYRESESAVKGESIAEMVDRNPGTIRNQMQSLKALQLVEGVPGPKGGYKPTANAYSALDIQEMDEPETVPLAHNGEPVDNANVQEIDLISVHHPEKCRAEIHLQGSVREFHDGDSVTVGPTPKSHLVIEGVIDGTVDTDNVLVLNTNGMRAPAEN
- a CDS encoding winged helix-turn-helix transcriptional regulator; the protein is MAEREVDEQKRSTLRRFAALGAVGPFTHLASDNDNDARSGIAGYLAATPGAHFSKLRDDLDLGTGETQHHLRRLREETTIESRRDGDYRRYFPANEFDEFEQVALGYLRRETPRGMVRALLADPDATASGLASELGVSRPTVSKHAADLERAGLLSRADGYALVRPELLLTLLVRYADSFDAATVRFAGEADQLIRLDR